In Arcobacter ellisii, a genomic segment contains:
- the nifK gene encoding nitrogenase molybdenum-iron protein subunit beta, producing the protein MQDVENIVNGQKLFLKPEYQEVLKNKKQFESAAGATSPERVAEVQKWTESWDYREKNLAREAITVNPAKACQPLGAVMVALGFENTMPYVHGSHGCVAYFRTYFTRHFKEPTPCVSDSMSESAAVFGGLANMKDGLRNCNALYKPEMIAVSTTCMAEVIGDDLNAFIIGAREEAEGELDNILIPHAHTPSFVGSHITGYDNMMKATLEQLSEGVTKEVDAERINIIPGFEPYLGSLKEIKKISKMFGDKIIMIGDHEEQWDTGAGEYTLYAGGTKIADAKTAINAAATISLQKYSTILTAKTIKNKWKQKYEVCNPIGLSGTDGFVMKLAELTGKEVPEELKQQRARLVDAMQDSYPYMHSKKFAIWGDPDFLLGMVSFLVEMGAIPTHILCHNAPRKGWEEDMQEILSKSPRAAECNIWAGKDLWHLRSLLFTEPVDFMIGNVYGKELYRDTKIPLIRIGFPIFDRHHLHRYSISGYEGGINLLTWITNSILDHLDEETKNIAETDYFFDSVR; encoded by the coding sequence ATGCAAGACGTTGAAAACATTGTAAATGGACAAAAACTATTTTTAAAACCTGAATATCAAGAAGTTTTAAAAAACAAAAAACAATTTGAAAGTGCGGCTGGTGCTACATCACCTGAAAGAGTTGCTGAAGTTCAAAAATGGACTGAATCTTGGGATTATAGAGAAAAAAATTTAGCTAGAGAAGCAATCACTGTTAATCCAGCTAAAGCTTGTCAACCTTTAGGTGCTGTTATGGTAGCTTTAGGATTTGAAAATACTATGCCTTACGTTCATGGAAGCCACGGTTGTGTTGCGTATTTTAGAACATATTTTACAAGACACTTTAAAGAACCAACTCCTTGTGTTTCAGATTCTATGTCTGAATCAGCAGCAGTATTTGGTGGATTAGCAAATATGAAAGATGGTTTAAGAAACTGTAATGCTTTATATAAACCAGAAATGATTGCTGTATCTACTACTTGTATGGCAGAGGTTATTGGAGATGACTTAAATGCATTTATTATTGGAGCACGTGAAGAAGCTGAAGGTGAATTAGATAATATTTTAATTCCTCATGCACATACTCCATCATTCGTTGGATCTCATATTACTGGTTATGATAATATGATGAAAGCAACTTTAGAGCAATTATCTGAAGGTGTTACAAAAGAAGTAGATGCAGAGAGAATCAACATAATCCCTGGATTTGAACCATATTTAGGTTCATTAAAAGAGATTAAAAAAATCTCTAAAATGTTTGGTGACAAAATCATTATGATTGGTGACCATGAAGAACAATGGGATACTGGTGCTGGTGAATATACACTATATGCTGGTGGAACTAAAATTGCTGATGCTAAAACTGCAATTAATGCAGCTGCAACAATTAGCTTACAAAAATATTCAACTATTTTAACAGCTAAAACAATTAAAAATAAATGGAAACAAAAATATGAAGTTTGTAATCCTATTGGTTTAAGTGGAACTGATGGATTCGTTATGAAACTTGCTGAATTAACTGGTAAAGAAGTACCTGAAGAGTTAAAACAACAAAGAGCAAGATTAGTAGATGCAATGCAAGATTCATATCCATATATGCACAGTAAAAAATTTGCTATCTGGGGAGATCCTGACTTCTTATTAGGAATGGTTTCATTCTTAGTTGAAATGGGAGCAATTCCAACTCACATTCTTTGCCACAATGCGCCAAGAAAAGGTTGGGAAGAAGATATGCAAGAAATCTTATCTAAATCTCCAAGAGCAGCAGAGTGTAATATCTGGGCAGGAAAAGATTTATGGCATTTAAGAAGTTTACTATTTACAGAACCTGTAGATTTTATGATTGGAAATGTTTACGGAAAAGAATTATATAGAGATACAAAAATCCCATTAATTAGAATTGGATTCCCTATCTTTGATAGACATCACTTACACAGATATTCAATTAGTGGATATGAAGGTGGTATCAATCTTCTAACATGGATTACAAATAGTATTTTAGATCACTTAGATGAAGAGACAAAAAATATTGCTGAAACAGATTATTTCTTCGATTCAGTAAGATAA
- the nifD gene encoding nitrogenase molybdenum-iron protein alpha chain has protein sequence MGPETLESLQKEALAEVLESYPEKVKKSRAKHLGIDSPETSKGSCDTTKSNKQTVPGVMSQRGCAYAGSKGVVWGPIKDMIHISHGPIGCGQYSRGGRRNYYIGTTGIDTFVTMNFSTDFNEKDIVFGGDKKLKKALAEIDELFPLNNGISIQSECPIGLIGDDIHAVAKVYKKESGTQTIAVSCEGFRGVSQSLGHHIANDMIRDYIMPDNSYKKDFESTPYDVSIIGDYNIGGDAWSTRIILEEMGLRVIAQWSGDATYKELAIAPKAKLNLLHCYRSMNYIARHMEQEFNIPWMEYNFFGPSKTTESLRKIASFFDESIQEKTEAVIAKYTAMTDAVIAKYRPLLEGKKVMLYVGGLRPRHVIGAYEDLGMEVIGTGYEFAHGDDYKRTKDEIERSTLIYDDANEYELEAFVKKLRPDLVAAGVKEKYVFQKMGLPFRQMHSWDYSGPYHGYDAFAIFARDMDLAINSPVWNHTKAPWEKEA, from the coding sequence ATGGGACCAGAAACATTAGAAAGTCTACAAAAAGAAGCTCTTGCTGAAGTACTTGAATCATATCCTGAGAAAGTAAAAAAAAGTAGAGCAAAACATTTAGGTATTGATTCACCAGAAACTTCAAAAGGTTCTTGTGATACAACAAAAAGTAATAAACAAACCGTTCCAGGTGTTATGTCACAAAGAGGTTGTGCATATGCAGGTTCTAAAGGGGTTGTTTGGGGACCAATTAAAGATATGATTCATATCTCTCATGGACCAATTGGGTGTGGACAATACTCAAGAGGTGGTAGAAGAAATTATTATATTGGAACAACTGGTATTGATACATTTGTTACAATGAACTTCTCTACAGATTTTAATGAGAAAGATATCGTATTTGGTGGAGATAAAAAACTTAAAAAAGCACTAGCTGAAATTGATGAATTATTTCCATTAAATAATGGTATTTCAATTCAATCTGAGTGTCCGATTGGATTAATTGGAGATGATATTCATGCAGTTGCAAAAGTTTATAAAAAAGAGTCAGGAACTCAAACTATAGCTGTTTCATGTGAAGGATTTAGAGGGGTTTCTCAATCACTTGGTCACCACATTGCAAACGATATGATTAGAGATTATATCATGCCTGATAACTCTTATAAAAAAGATTTCGAATCAACTCCTTATGATGTATCAATTATTGGAGATTATAACATCGGTGGAGATGCTTGGTCAACAAGAATTATATTAGAAGAAATGGGATTAAGGGTTATTGCTCAATGGTCTGGAGATGCTACTTATAAAGAGTTAGCAATTGCACCTAAAGCAAAATTAAATTTATTACATTGCTATAGATCAATGAACTATATCGCAAGACATATGGAACAAGAATTCAACATTCCTTGGATGGAATATAACTTCTTTGGACCAAGTAAAACAACTGAGTCTTTAAGAAAAATTGCTTCATTCTTTGATGAATCAATTCAAGAAAAAACTGAAGCTGTTATCGCTAAATATACGGCTATGACTGATGCTGTTATTGCAAAATACAGACCTTTATTAGAAGGTAAAAAAGTTATGCTTTATGTTGGTGGATTAAGACCAAGACACGTTATTGGAGCTTATGAAGATTTAGGAATGGAAGTAATTGGAACTGGTTATGAGTTTGCTCACGGTGATGATTATAAAAGAACTAAAGACGAAATCGAAAGATCAACACTTATTTATGATGATGCAAATGAGTATGAATTAGAAGCTTTCGTTAAAAAATTAAGACCAGACTTAGTAGCAGCTGGAGTAAAAGAGAAATATGTATTCCAAAAAATGGGATTACCATTTAGACAAATGCACTCTTGGGATTATTCAGGACCATACCATGGTTATGATGCATTCGCAATTTTCGCTAGAGACATGGATTTAGCAATTAACTCACCAGTATGGAACCACACAAAAGCTCCATGGGAAAAAGAAGCGTAA
- the modA gene encoding molybdate ABC transporter substrate-binding protein: protein MKKVILSLVLLCSSIFAGQINVAVAANVSYAINDLVAEFNKTHPNTQVQINLGSSGKFVAQIKNGAPFNIFMSADMKFPQALFEENFAITKPVIYAQGSLAMLSSKELDFSKGINLVKENSISKIAVANPKTAPYGTAAMEAIKNAGLEEVTKDKFVYAESISQAVTYATTAADIGFVAKSSMYDEKMAKYKENVNWVSVDSKLYTPIDQGIVILKNAVDNKEVKAFYDFILSDKAKEIFVKYGYLVK from the coding sequence ATGAAAAAAGTAATTTTAAGTTTAGTATTATTATGTTCAAGCATTTTTGCTGGTCAAATCAATGTTGCTGTTGCTGCAAATGTGAGTTATGCTATAAATGATTTAGTGGCAGAGTTTAATAAAACACATCCAAATACACAAGTTCAAATCAATCTTGGAAGTAGCGGAAAATTCGTTGCACAGATAAAAAATGGTGCTCCATTTAATATCTTTATGTCTGCAGATATGAAATTTCCTCAAGCTTTATTTGAAGAAAATTTTGCAATTACAAAACCCGTAATTTATGCTCAAGGAAGTTTAGCGATGTTGAGTTCAAAAGAGCTTGATTTTTCAAAAGGAATAAATCTTGTAAAAGAGAATTCAATATCAAAAATTGCCGTAGCAAATCCTAAAACAGCACCTTATGGAACAGCAGCAATGGAAGCTATTAAAAATGCAGGTTTAGAAGAAGTTACAAAAGATAAGTTTGTATATGCAGAATCTATTTCTCAAGCTGTAACTTATGCAACAACTGCTGCTGATATAGGATTTGTTGCAAAATCATCAATGTATGATGAAAAAATGGCAAAATATAAAGAGAATGTAAACTGGGTAAGTGTTGATTCTAAATTATACACTCCAATTGACCAAGGTATAGTAATATTAAAAAATGCTGTGGATAATAAAGAAGTAAAAGCATTTTATGATTTTATTTTAAGTGATAAAGCAAAAGAAATTTTCGTTAAATATGGGTATTTAGTAAAATGA
- a CDS encoding TOBE domain-containing protein, with translation MSQFIATIKKINSIDSLNIVEFSFCNQTLKMMSLDLSKDVQIDKKVKLSVNPSNIIIAKDFFGEISLSNQLVATINSIENGELLSSVILNIENIYFESIITVDSSKRMNLQKGDKVTMLIKASNLSIEEILND, from the coding sequence ATGAGTCAATTTATTGCAACAATAAAAAAGATAAATAGTATTGATAGTTTAAATATTGTCGAATTCTCTTTTTGTAATCAAACTCTAAAAATGATGAGTTTAGATTTAAGTAAAGATGTTCAAATAGACAAAAAAGTTAAACTCTCTGTTAATCCTTCAAATATAATTATCGCAAAAGATTTTTTTGGAGAAATTAGTTTATCAAATCAACTTGTTGCAACTATAAATAGTATTGAAAATGGTGAGCTTTTAAGTAGTGTTATTTTAAATATAGAAAACATCTATTTTGAAAGTATTATCACTGTAGATTCATCAAAAAGGATGAATCTACAAAAAGGTGATAAAGTAACTATGTTGATAAAAGCTAGCAATTTATCAATTGAGGAGATATTAAATGATTGA
- a CDS encoding MgtC/SapB family protein, whose amino-acid sequence MIIDSLFTHLLFTILFSFLIGLELRAYKLKFHSEDILFFGTARTFTFVGILGFILYKIEPVNFSVYIVGFLGITFLFSLFYKKLLEEKEHSIVLYLVLLIVYSFGPLSNLFPLWLTSLVFVLTIFLLNAKKKILNFNMQINIYEFETLGKMVLLSAVVLPLLPEEKIIPYLGISLYKIWLTVVVISGISYAGYLVQKYLFPSKGIFLTGLIGGTYSSTATTVVLSKKAQTLELNHIITASIIAATTMMYIRILIISYIFNFEVAKTILFPFVFFIFLTIIVTYIYYKKASTTTNNITIKDTNPLELGTAFIFAILFIMTMLVTNYVIENFGTNGLRFLSSIIGFADIDPFILSLLTGKYSIEPVQIASAIIIASGSNNILKAIYTLWFGKDKTFSSFILLMILGILTILVGFFL is encoded by the coding sequence ATGATAATAGATTCACTTTTCACTCATCTACTTTTTACAATTTTGTTTAGTTTTTTAATTGGATTAGAACTAAGAGCTTATAAATTAAAATTTCATTCAGAAGATATACTCTTTTTTGGGACAGCTAGAACTTTCACTTTTGTTGGAATATTAGGATTTATTTTATACAAAATTGAACCAGTTAATTTTTCCGTTTATATTGTGGGTTTTCTTGGAATTACATTTTTGTTTTCCCTTTTTTATAAAAAGTTATTGGAAGAAAAAGAACATAGTATAGTTTTATATTTGGTTTTATTGATTGTTTATAGTTTTGGACCTTTGTCAAATCTTTTTCCTTTATGGCTTACCTCTTTAGTTTTTGTTTTAACAATCTTTTTATTAAATGCGAAGAAAAAGATTTTAAATTTTAATATGCAAATAAATATCTACGAATTTGAAACTTTAGGAAAAATGGTTTTACTTTCAGCTGTTGTTTTACCACTTTTACCCGAAGAAAAAATAATCCCTTATTTAGGAATTTCCCTTTATAAAATTTGGTTAACTGTTGTTGTAATTTCAGGAATTTCATATGCTGGTTATTTAGTTCAAAAATATCTTTTCCCTTCAAAAGGAATTTTTTTAACTGGATTAATTGGAGGAACTTACTCTTCAACAGCAACAACTGTTGTTTTATCAAAAAAGGCACAAACTCTTGAACTAAATCACATAATTACAGCTTCAATAATTGCTGCAACAACAATGATGTATATAAGAATTCTTATAATTTCATATATTTTCAATTTTGAAGTAGCAAAAACAATTTTGTTTCCTTTTGTTTTTTTTATCTTTTTGACAATAATTGTTACATATATTTATTATAAAAAAGCATCTACAACTACAAATAATATAACAATAAAAGATACAAATCCACTAGAATTGGGAACAGCATTTATTTTTGCAATTTTGTTTATTATGACAATGTTAGTTACAAATTATGTAATTGAAAATTTTGGTACAAATGGACTAAGATTTTTATCTTCAATTATTGGATTTGCAGATATTGACCCTTTTATTTTGTCTTTATTAACAGGTAAATATTCTATTGAACCAGTTCAAATAGCTTCAGCAATTATAATAGCTTCTGGAAGTAATAATATTTTAAAAGCAATTTATACTTTATGGTTTGGAAAAGATAAGACTTTTTCAAGTTTTATTTTATTGATGATTTTAGGAATTTTAACTATTTTAGTAGGATTTTTTTTATAA
- a CDS encoding PAS domain-containing sensor histidine kinase yields the protein MDNQYHNLLSTLFNESLDAILVLDLKTQKFILSNQKALELYNYTKEEFKEITPKDLTLEFITPEEMEKRQKNILEKGWDKFKTKHKTKEGNPLDVLIKSKKIELVPESPLLYITVINLGKEQKIEQEFETIFYSSKDGIATIDLDGNFIKFNDSFKQLSEYSYKELMNISALELFSKENKEKIKELITQVIKKKYIENFETTFITKYEKSMIIYITMNLMPNQKEILLIIKNFTHLKLIELEKKFKSLNELIQNISHQWKQPLSTISIIASGVKLQNELNLYDVSNLDQDMNKIVEITNYLSNIINNFDDMAFENLEKSYSICQLVNEILHDMKKVINKNQITIVTDYKIDNKVFIDKFRFAEAIKNILNNSIEAFIENKIDNRIITIKTEDINSHLRLKIEDNAGGIDEKILRKIFEPYFTTKHQSQGTGLGLTNTYKIIVEMHKYSLSIDNCQIIFNNKKYKGLCVAITF from the coding sequence ATGGATAATCAATATCATAATTTGTTATCAACATTATTTAATGAATCTCTTGATGCAATTTTAGTTCTTGATTTAAAGACACAAAAATTTATCTTATCTAATCAAAAAGCTTTAGAATTATATAACTACACAAAAGAAGAGTTTAAAGAGATTACTCCAAAAGATTTGACTTTAGAATTTATAACTCCTGAAGAGATGGAAAAAAGACAAAAAAACATTTTGGAAAAGGGTTGGGATAAATTTAAAACAAAACATAAAACAAAAGAGGGAAATCCACTAGATGTTTTAATCAAAAGTAAAAAAATTGAGTTAGTTCCCGAATCTCCATTATTATATATAACAGTAATTAATTTGGGAAAAGAACAAAAAATCGAACAAGAGTTTGAAACGATATTTTATAGCTCAAAAGATGGAATTGCAACTATTGATTTAGATGGAAATTTTATAAAATTTAATGACTCTTTTAAACAATTGAGTGAATATAGCTACAAAGAACTTATGAACATTTCAGCGTTAGAACTATTTTCAAAAGAGAATAAAGAAAAAATCAAAGAGTTAATAACTCAAGTAATTAAAAAGAAATATATAGAAAACTTTGAAACTACATTTATTACAAAATATGAAAAATCAATGATTATTTATATCACAATGAATTTAATGCCAAATCAAAAAGAGATTTTATTAATTATCAAAAACTTTACTCATTTAAAACTTATCGAATTAGAAAAAAAATTCAAATCTTTAAATGAATTAATTCAAAATATTTCACATCAATGGAAACAACCACTAAGTACAATTTCAATTATTGCAAGTGGAGTAAAATTACAAAATGAATTAAATTTATATGATGTTTCAAACTTAGACCAAGATATGAACAAAATTGTAGAAATAACAAATTATCTATCAAATATAATCAATAATTTTGATGATATGGCTTTTGAGAATCTTGAAAAATCTTATAGTATTTGTCAATTAGTAAATGAAATTTTGCATGATATGAAAAAAGTTATAAATAAAAATCAAATAACTATTGTAACTGACTATAAAATTGATAATAAAGTATTTATAGATAAATTTAGATTCGCTGAAGCAATTAAAAATATTTTAAATAATTCAATTGAAGCATTTATTGAAAACAAAATTGATAATAGAATTATCACTATAAAAACAGAAGATATTAATAGTCATCTTAGATTAAAAATTGAAGATAATGCTGGTGGAATAGATGAAAAGATATTACGAAAAATATTTGAACCATATTTTACAACTAAACATCAAAGTCAAGGCACAGGTTTAGGATTAACAAACACCTATAAAATAATCGTAGAAATGCACAAATATTCACTATCAATTGATAATTGTCAAATAATTTTTAACAATAAAAAATATAAAGGCTTATGTGTAGCTATAACTTTTTAA
- the nifH gene encoding nitrogenase iron protein — protein MSALRQIAFYGKGGIGKSTTSQNTLAAMCHYYGQKILIVGCDPKADSTRLILHEKAQSTIMQLASEAGTVEDLELEDVCKPGAGEFHYDNNEITEGYINCTESGGPEPGVGCAGRGVITAINFLEEEGAYDDELDFVSYDVLGDVVCGGFAMPIREGKAQEIYIVMSGEMMAMYAANNISKGILKYANTGGVRLAGLICNARMTDKEYDLAKHLAMQIGTQMIHFVPRSNHVQRAELRRMTVVEFAPSSDQAMEYKELARKIIANDLKVIPTPLEMDDLENLLMEFGLEEEADLDNIGKKAEEA, from the coding sequence ATGTCAGCATTAAGACAAATCGCGTTTTACGGAAAAGGTGGGATTGGTAAATCTACTACATCTCAAAACACATTAGCAGCTATGTGTCACTATTATGGTCAAAAAATATTAATCGTTGGATGTGACCCAAAAGCGGATTCAACAAGATTAATTTTACATGAAAAAGCTCAATCTACAATTATGCAATTAGCTTCTGAAGCTGGAACAGTTGAAGATTTAGAATTAGAAGATGTATGTAAACCAGGTGCTGGTGAATTCCACTACGATAACAATGAAATAACTGAAGGTTATATCAATTGTACTGAGTCAGGTGGACCAGAGCCAGGTGTTGGATGTGCAGGTAGAGGAGTTATCACAGCAATCAATTTCTTAGAAGAAGAGGGTGCTTATGATGACGAATTAGATTTCGTTTCTTATGACGTTCTTGGAGACGTTGTATGTGGTGGATTTGCTATGCCAATTAGAGAAGGTAAAGCACAAGAAATCTACATCGTAATGTCTGGAGAAATGATGGCTATGTATGCAGCTAACAACATTTCTAAAGGTATTTTAAAATATGCAAATACTGGTGGGGTAAGACTTGCTGGATTAATTTGTAACGCTAGGATGACAGATAAAGAGTACGATTTAGCTAAACACTTAGCAATGCAAATTGGTACTCAAATGATTCACTTCGTTCCAAGATCTAACCACGTTCAAAGAGCTGAGTTAAGAAGAATGACAGTTGTTGAGTTCGCTCCATCATCTGACCAAGCTATGGAATACAAAGAATTAGCAAGAAAAATCATTGCTAATGATTTAAAAGTTATCCCAACTCCATTAGAAATGGATGATTTAGAAAACCTATTAATGGAATTCGGTTTAGAAGAAGAAGCTGATTTAGATAATATCGGTAAAAAAGCTGAAGAAGCTTAA
- the modB gene encoding molybdate ABC transporter permease subunit: MIELIKDIEFEPFLISFKLAGITTFILFFISLPLAWYLSQTKSKIKPFLEAITALPLVLPPSVLGFYILWALSYNSPIGIFFEENFGIKLVFNFYGLVIASCFYSLPFMVQPMQSGLESLNKNMLEASYISGKSKIQTLFRIALPNMKPSLITAIIVTFAHTVGEFGVVLMVGGSIPGETKVASVAIYEFVEIMDYTNAHIYSVIMVILSFLTLLGVYIFNGKQKKLTGLDR, translated from the coding sequence ATGATTGAACTAATAAAAGATATTGAATTTGAACCGTTTTTAATCTCCTTTAAACTTGCAGGAATTACTACTTTTATTCTATTTTTTATTAGTTTACCTCTTGCTTGGTATTTATCTCAAACTAAATCAAAAATAAAACCTTTTTTAGAAGCAATTACAGCTTTACCACTTGTTTTACCTCCATCTGTTTTAGGTTTTTATATCCTTTGGGCTTTATCTTATAATTCGCCAATTGGTATCTTTTTTGAAGAAAATTTTGGAATAAAATTGGTGTTCAATTTTTATGGACTTGTAATAGCAAGTTGTTTTTATAGTTTGCCATTTATGGTACAACCTATGCAAAGTGGATTGGAAAGCCTAAATAAAAATATGCTTGAAGCTAGTTATATTAGTGGAAAAAGTAAAATCCAAACACTTTTTAGAATAGCTTTACCAAATATGAAACCATCACTAATAACTGCAATTATAGTAACTTTCGCCCATACTGTAGGAGAGTTTGGTGTTGTTTTAATGGTGGGAGGAAGTATTCCAGGAGAGACAAAAGTGGCTTCAGTTGCTATTTATGAATTTGTTGAAATTATGGATTATACAAATGCACATATTTACAGTGTAATAATGGTAATTTTAAGTTTCTTAACGCTTCTTGGTGTATATATTTTTAATGGAAAACAAAAAAAATTAACAGGTTTAGATAGATGA
- a CDS encoding ABC transporter ATP-binding protein: MIEININKLLHGSNGEMNLDVSLKINKGEFIALSGLSGSGKTTLLRILAGLESSNGTLKIDNETWLDNKFCLAPQKREIGFVFQDYALFPNFSVMENLLYVKKDKELANKLLQMTEMEELKNRFPSTLSGGQKQRVSLCRALMNRPKLLLMDEPLSALDPNMRTKLQSEILTLHKEFETTTIMVSHDPSEMYRLASRVVVLNQGKIINDGLPKDVLLKTKGSQKFSFEGELLDIVKVDVIHVAIVSIGQQLVEVVIGKDEVSTLKIGQKVNVSTKAFTPIIRGF, from the coding sequence ATGATAGAGATAAATATAAATAAATTGCTTCATGGTTCAAATGGAGAAATGAATTTAGATGTTAGTTTAAAGATAAATAAAGGTGAATTTATAGCACTTTCTGGACTTAGTGGAAGTGGGAAAACTACACTTTTACGAATTCTTGCAGGTCTTGAAAGTTCCAATGGAACGCTAAAAATAGATAATGAGACTTGGCTTGATAATAAGTTTTGTTTAGCACCACAAAAAAGAGAGATAGGTTTTGTTTTCCAAGATTATGCACTTTTCCCAAACTTTTCAGTAATGGAAAATCTTTTATATGTAAAAAAAGATAAAGAGTTAGCCAATAAACTTCTTCAAATGACAGAAATGGAAGAGTTAAAAAATCGTTTTCCTTCTACTTTGAGTGGTGGTCAAAAACAAAGAGTTAGTTTATGTCGTGCACTAATGAATAGACCAAAACTTTTATTGATGGATGAACCACTATCTGCCCTAGACCCAAATATGAGAACAAAACTTCAAAGTGAGATATTAACTTTACATAAAGAGTTCGAAACAACAACTATTATGGTAAGTCACGACCCAAGTGAAATGTATAGATTAGCTTCAAGGGTTGTGGTTTTAAATCAAGGGAAAATTATCAATGATGGACTTCCTAAAGATGTTTTATTAAAAACAAAAGGAAGCCAAAAATTCTCTTTTGAGGGAGAACTTCTTGATATAGTAAAAGTAGATGTTATTCATGTTGCTATTGTTTCAATTGGGCAACAACTTGTAGAAGTTGTAATTGGAAAAGATGAAGTTTCCACTCTAAAAATAGGGCAAAAAGTAAATGTGAGCACAAAAGCATTTACACCAATAATACGTGGATTTTAA
- a CDS encoding TOBE domain-containing protein — MEISSNLTLEIFNQPFLLEKRIDLLMAIQKTGSISKAAKEVPMSYKAAWEAVEAMNNLSISPIVQRETGGVGGGGTTLTTYGENLLQTYHLLKEEQKKFLENLNRMTDINTGTLKAIRRLSMQLSARNQISGIVELIEHGKVNAEVFIKLKSGYTLVSVITNTAVKNLDLKPKDEVVAIFKSSNVLLTTDITLNISARNKFQGVVDNVFQGEINSEVIMDIGNGDKIASIITTNSVNNLGLKTGTNLSAIIKASDIMIGK, encoded by the coding sequence GTGGAAATATCATCAAATTTGACATTAGAGATTTTTAATCAACCTTTTTTATTAGAAAAAAGAATCGATTTATTAATGGCAATACAAAAAACTGGTTCTATTAGTAAAGCTGCAAAAGAGGTACCAATGAGTTATAAAGCAGCTTGGGAAGCAGTAGAAGCTATGAATAATTTATCTATTAGTCCAATTGTACAAAGGGAAACAGGTGGTGTTGGAGGTGGAGGAACAACACTAACAACTTATGGAGAAAATCTTCTTCAAACTTATCACTTACTAAAAGAAGAACAAAAAAAGTTTCTTGAAAATCTAAATAGAATGACTGATATAAATACAGGGACTTTAAAAGCAATAAGGAGATTATCAATGCAACTAAGTGCAAGAAATCAAATAAGTGGGATTGTAGAATTAATAGAACATGGAAAAGTAAATGCAGAAGTATTTATTAAACTAAAAAGTGGTTACACACTTGTTTCAGTAATTACAAATACAGCTGTTAAAAATCTTGACTTAAAACCAAAAGATGAAGTTGTTGCAATATTCAAATCAAGTAATGTTTTACTTACAACTGATATTACTTTAAATATTAGTGCAAGAAACAAATTTCAAGGTGTAGTTGATAATGTTTTTCAAGGTGAGATAAATTCAGAAGTGATTATGGATATTGGAAATGGTGACAAAATCGCTTCAATAATCACAACAAATTCAGTAAATAACTTAGGTCTTAAAACTGGTACAAATTTGAGTGCAATAATAAAAGCCTCAGACATTATGATAGGAAAATAA